The following are encoded in a window of Centroberyx gerrardi isolate f3 chromosome 1, fCenGer3.hap1.cur.20231027, whole genome shotgun sequence genomic DNA:
- the kif28 gene encoding kinesin-like protein KIF28, producing the protein MRAKVADMHGKDCVKVAVRVRPFNKRERDAGSRCIVSMASSSITIQDPRNAQNRRSFCFDYAYWSHSGFTRNRSGLYLPEEPGGRYADQGSVFQDLGEGILENALQGYNATLLAYGQTGSGKSYSMVGNGPNKGLVPTLCDRLFQAIRENQDTRQCQVFFSMLEIYNEQVVDLLSRGSRTPGGLRVREEQQRGFYVEGLRTVPCDSAPQVEQLMEQGTRTRTTAATHMNANSSRSHMLIILQLKQIFSKESITKQSNINLVDLAGSERQRASGSEADRLKEGTAINLSLTTLGNVISSLADVAVGKKIVHIPYRDSVLTKLLQSALGGNSRTVMIATLSPADICYEESLSTLRYAERAKRIQNRAVVNESPTERLVKELKAENARLLQRLSRLGQEGRRADDETKELRQLLTHNELQIRAIQTLWEQHLQEALKDWEQQYANITQERRMMQMHPYILNINEDAQLSGVVKLFIQEGEWDIGLSDSSPRSISIKGLGIQERHAVFRNEQRRVSLTPLTGSKVIINGNPISQTTELQHLDRLILGSNCTYLFIGYPSERGGDDWSRYDYDYFQSELAAAEGIHLGESNAGSSQTDPSLLAVFYDYVKLMPMVAEANQMSQELNKGVEFKLEIKNLALSDSKGHDLEKEIVVRVTSLESKQVWMWSKAKFVNRKFLMEEVYQQHHADGEGLSTAALPREKDPFWDPLEPVLLGSAHLWLQSLAFRIALEEQLEVLGSEGTEEAILQAQLVPCTSTGLPMGEDDILIDPSELLGRRMDFQLVLEQCCGLRWIKVARNRGVQIGFRLFDCSQPLYTPAVWHNVNPLLDHRVHFASLHTSQHLLDYLQSSAVVLELWGLQEGCTDLMSSLEGVRMTTEGIFIIDEAAPTDSVPVDSVELSCSVRALQQDLEELKGANASLRKENHTLREQLNTARNGGECVRGRSVRPSCDAEFARALKVFYHSMTSVRGQLQRLRRHRPSEESDLLGLRLFMDEQSRLLKDFSEQLEQSVSSLKQDVAAIVRRKRERSGIWS; encoded by the exons agagagagggatgcggGCAGCCGCTGTATCGTCTCCATGGCGTCGAGCTCCATCACCATCCAGGACCCGCGCAACGCCCAGAACCGCCGCTCCTTCTGCTTCGACTACGCCTACTGGTCCCACAGCGGCTTCACTCGGAACCGCAGCGGCCTCTACCTGCCAGAAGAGCCGGGGGGGCGCTACGCCGACCAG GGCAGCGTGTTCCAGGACTTGGGAGAAGGAATCCTAGAGAATGCATTGCAG GGTTACAATGCCACTCTGTTGGCCTACGGGCAGACAGGCTCAGGGAAGAGTTACTCCATGGTGGGCAATGGgcccaataaaggcctggtccCTACACTGTGTGACCGACTGTTCCAGGCTATTAGGGAGAACCAGGACACCAGACAGTGCCAG GTCTTTTTCAGTATGTTGGAAATCTATAATGAGCAG gtgGTTGACCTGCTGTCTCGGGGGTCTCGCACTCCAGGGGggttgagagtgagagaggagcagcagagggggTTTTATGTGGAGGGTCTCCGCACGGTCCCATGTGACAGTGCACCACAG GTGGAGCAGTTGATGGAACAGGGCACCCGGACTCGAACCACCGCTGCCACTCACATGAACGCCAACAGCAGTCGCTCACACATGCTCATTATCCTCCAGCTCAAACAG ATCTTCTCTAAAGAGAGCATCACTAAGCAGTCCAACATTAACCTGGTGGACCTGGCTGGCAGTGAGCGTCAGCGGGCCTCAGGCTCGGAGGCTGACCGACTCAAAGAGGGCACAGCCATCAACTTGAGCCTCACCACCCTGGGCAATGTCATCAG tTCCCTTGCTGATGTGGCGGTGGGGAAGAAGATAGTCCACATTCCCTACAGAGACTCAGTTCTCACCAAGTTGCTGCAGTCTGCACTGGGGGGCAACAGTCGCACGGTTATG ATTGCCACGCTGAGTCCTGCTGATATCTGCTATGAGGAGTCTCTCTCAACCCTGCGCTATGCTGAAAG GGCGAAGCGTATCCAGAACCGGGCAGTGGTGAACGAGAGTCCCACCGAGCGTCTGGTCAAAGAGCTGAAGGCTGAGAACGCCAGGCTGCTGCAGAGACTGAGCCGGCTGGGCCAGGAGGGCCGCAGAGCCGACGACGAGACCA aggaGCTTCGTCAGCTGCTGACCCATAATGAGCTCCAGATCAGAGCCATCCAGACTCTGTGGGAACAACACCTGCAGGAGGCGCTGAAGGACTGGGAGCAACAGTATGCTAACatcacacag gagaggaggatgatgcaGATGCATCCCTACATCCTGAACATCAACGAGGACGCTCAGCTGTCTGGGGTGGTCAAGCTTTTCATCCAGGAGG GTGAATGGGACATTGGGCTGTCTGACTCCTCGCCCAGATCCATCTCTATCAAGGGCCTCGG gatccAGGAGCGTCATGCTGTCTTCAGGAACGAACAGCGCCGGGTGTCACTGACTCCGCtgacagggtcaaaggtcattatCAACGGCAACCCCATCTCCCAGACAACTGAGCTACAACACCTG GACCGGCTAATTCTCGGTTCCAACTGTACCTACCTGTTCATTGGTTATCCCTCTGAGAGGGGCGGGGATGACTGGAGTCGCTACGACTACGACTACTTCCAGTCTGAACTGGCTGCTGCCGAGGGCATCCACCTGG GTGAGTCCAATGCTGGCTCCAGTCAGACTGACCCCAGTCTGCTGGCTGTCTTCTACGACTATGTCAAACTGATGCCCATGGTGGCTGAGGCCAACCAGATGAGCCAGGAGCTGAACAAG GGGGTGGAGTTCAAGCTGGAGATCAAGAACCTGGCGCTGTCGGATTCGAAAGGCCATGATCTGGAGAAAGAGATTGTTGTCAGAGTCACCTCTCTGGAGAGCAAGcag gtATGGATGTGGTCCAAGGCCAAGTTTGTGAACCGCAAGTTCCTGATGGAAGAAGTCTACCAGCAGCATCATGCTGA TGGAGAGGGGCTGTCTACAGCAGCTTTGCCCAGAGAGAAAGACCCGTTCTGGGATCCGCTGGAGCCTGTACTCCTGGGCAGCGCTCACCTCTGGCTGCAGTCCCTGGCCTTCCGCATCGCTCTGGAAGAACAACTGGag GTTCTGGGGTCAGAGGGCACAGAGGAGGCCATTCTGCAGGCACAGCTGGTCCCCTGCACCTCCACTGGact CCCAATGGGTGAGGACGATATCCTGATTGACCCGTCAGAGTTACTGGGTCGACGAATGGACTTCCAGCTGGTCCTGGAGCAGTGTTGCGGCCTCCGCTGGATCAAAGTGGCCCGCAACAGAGGGGTCCAAATTGG tttCAGGTTATTTGACTGCAGCCAGCCCCTCTACACTCCCGCTGTGTGGCACAATGTCAACCCTCTGCTGGACCACAGGGTTCACTTTGCCTCCCTCCACACCTCCCAGCATCTGCTAGACTACCTTCAGAGCAGCGCTGTGGTACTGGAACTCTGGGGCCTGCAAg aGGGCTGTACTGACTTGATGTCGTCCCTAGAGGGAGTGAGGATGACTACAGAGGGCATCTTCATCATCGACGAGGCAGCACCCACAGACAGTGTA cctgTGGACTCTGTAGAGCTCAGCTGTTCAGTGAGGGCCCTTCAACAGGACTTAGAGGAACTGAAGGGTGCTAATGCTTCACTGAGGAAGGAGAACCATACTCTGAGAGAGCAACTCAACACAGCCAGGaatg GTGGGGAGTGTGTGCGTGGCCGGTCGGTGCGTCCCAGCTGTGATGCAGAATTTGCCCGTGCTCTGAAGGTTTTCTACCACAGCATGACCTCGGTCAGGGGGCAGCTGCAGCGCCTGCGCAGACACAGGCCCAGT GAGGAGTCGGACCTGCTGGGGCTGAGACTCTTTATGGATGAGCAGAGCCGCCTGTTGAAGGACTTCTCGGAGCAGCTGGAGCAGAGCGTCTCCTCGCTCAAACAGGATGTAGCCGCCATTGTCCGCAGGAAACGAGAACGCTCAGGAATCTGGTCCTGA
- the LOC139929174 gene encoding frizzled-3: protein MCQDLPYNTTFMPNLLNHYDQQTAALAMEPFHPMVNLVCSAELRMFLCALYAPVCTEYGRVSMPCRALCQRAKDDCHKLMEIFGVSWPDEMDCSRFPDCDEAYPRPEDLLTASDPTDQSSLTVQRDYGFWCPRELKIDPELGYTFMGRRDCSAPCPSMFFSRQELTFARYFIGVVSIVCLSATLFTFLTFLIDVTRFRYPERPIIFYAVCYVMVSLVFFLGFLLEDRVACNAVSPSHFRASTITQGSHNKACTLFFMVLYFFTMAGSVWWVILTITWFLAAVPKWGSEAIEKKALLFHACAWGLPGALTVTLLALNKIEGDGISGVCFIGLYDIDALRWFVLAPLCLNVAVGVSLLLVGIVALNRVRMEIPLEKENQTKLVKFMIRIGVFSVLYLVPLLTVIGCYLYEHTYRGVWETTWVEENCRHYHIPCPYKVDQTSRPALVLFLIKYLMMLVVGIPSVFWVGSKKTCFEWASFLHGRRRKDGVNESRQVLQEQPDFAQSLLRDPHTPIIRKSRGTSTQGTSTHASSTHLAILDDPDEPVRPHHGHPASTRSKASSVHSKASYHGSLHRSRDDRCDTVAYKGAEVRSFHGSMPCLDHPLSTHSSLHQMDSQSGHGSQRDLSEAPPTLITHGTTASDSRVAGDDGTSA, encoded by the exons CCGTTCCATCCCATGGTAAACCTGGTGTGCAGTGCTGAGCTGAGGATGTTCCTGTGCGCCCTGTACGCCCCGGTGTGCACCGAGTACGGCCGGGTGTCCATGCCGTGCCGTGCCCTCTGCCAGCGTGCCAAGGACGACTGCCACAAACTGATGGAGATATTTGGGGTTTCCTGGCCAGATGAGATGGAttgcagcag GTTCCCAGATTGCGACGAGGCCTATCCTCGTCCGGAGGACCTGCTAACGGCCTCTGACCCCACTGACCAGTCGTCCCTGACTGTGCAGAGGGACTACGGCTTCTGGTGCCCCAGGGAGCTGAAGATCGACCCTGAGCTGGGCTACACGTTCATGGGCAGGAGGGACTGCTCTGCCCCGTGCCCCTCCATGTTCTTCAGCCGCCAGGAGCTGACCTTCGCCCGCTACTTCATCGGAGTCGTCTCCATCGTCTGCCTGTCCGCCACGCTCTTCACCTTCCTGACGTTCCTTATTGATGTTACcag GTTCCGATACCCCGAGCGGCCAATCATCTTCTATGCTGTGTGTTACGTCATGGTGTCGCTGGTGTTCTTCCTGGGGTTCCTATTGGAGGACAGGGTAGCATGTAACGCAGTCAGCCCCTCCCATTTCCGGGCTTCGACCATAACACAAGGTTCTCACAACAAG GCTTGTACCCTGTTCTTCATGGTCCTGTATTTCTTCACCATGGCCGGCAGTGTGTGGTGGGTCATACTGACAATCACTTGGTTCCTGGCTGCTGTACCTAAATGGGGCAGCGAGGCCATTGAGAAGAAAGCCCTCCTCTTCCATGCCTGTGCCTGGGGGCTCCCGGGGGCCCTGACTGTCACTCTGTTGGCCCTGAACAAAATTGAAGGAGATGGGATCAGTGGAGTGTGTTTCATAGGACTGTATGACATCGACGCCCTGAGGTGGTTTGTCCTGGCTCCGCTCTGCCTCAACGTGGCG gtGGGTGTCTCTCTGCTGTTAGTGGGCATCGTGGCTCTGAACCGGGTGCGCATGGAGATCCCCCTGGAGAAGGAGAACCAGACCAAACTAGTCAAGTTCATGATCCGGATCGGTGTGTTCTCGGTGCTCTACCTGGTGCCCTTGCTGACTGTGATCGGGTGCTACCTGTACGAGCATACCTACCGGGGTGTATGGGAGACGACCTGGGTGGAGGAGAACTGCAGGCACTACCACATTCCCTGCCCATACAAG GTTGACCAGACCAGCCGTCCAGCCCTGGTTTTGTTCCTGATTAAATACCTGATGATGTTGGTGGTGGGgattccctctgtcttctggGTGGGCAGCAAGAAGACCTGTTTTGAATGGGCCAGCTTCCTGCATGGGCGCAGACGAAAAGA TGGGGTGAATGAGTCTCGCCAGGTGCTGCAGGAGCAGCCAGACTTTGCCCAGTCCCTGCTGCGAGACCCGCACACCCCCATCATTAGGAAGTCCAGAGGGACATCCACCCAG GGCACCTCCACCCACGCCTCCTCCACCCACCTGGCTATCCTGGACGACCCCGACGAGCCGGTCAGGCCGCACCACGGCCACCCCGCCTCCACCAGGAGCAAGGCCAGCAGTGTCCACAGCAAGGCCAGCTACCACGGCAGCCTGCACCGCTCTCGTGACGACAG gTGTGATACTGTGGCTTACAAAGGTGCTGAGGTGCGCAGTTTCCATGGCAGCATGCCATGTCTTGACCACCCGCTGTCCACTCACAGTAGCCTCCATCAGATGGACAGCCAATCGGGGCACGGCAGCCAGCGAGACTTGTCTGAGGCCCCGCCTACCCTCATCACCCATGGGACCACGGCGAGTGACAGCCGGGTAGCTGGGGACGATGGCACCAGCGCCTGA